A region from the Nymphalis io chromosome 9, ilAglIoxx1.1, whole genome shotgun sequence genome encodes:
- the LOC126770954 gene encoding allatostatin-A receptor, with the protein MESSEDEFYSICLNLTSEEIASVGGCNYSTEFENGELLEKVVSRVVPIFFGFIGIVGLVGNALVVLVVAANPGMRSTTNLLIINLAVADLLFVIFCVPFTATDYVMPRWPFGDWWCKVVQYFIVVTAHASVYTLVLMSLDRFMAVVHPIASMSIRTEKNALLAIACIWVVILTTAIPVGICHGEREYSYFHRNHSSCVFLEEQGYSKLGFQMSFFLSSYVIPLALISVLYMCMLTRLWKSAPGGRVSAESRRGRKKVTRMVVVVVVVFAVCWCPIQIILLVKALDAYNITYFTVTAQIVSHVLAYMNSCVNPVLYAFLSENFRVAFRKVMYCPPPYSEAMSGRPQPTKTTRTGNGNSCHDIV; encoded by the exons ATGGAGTCTTCAGAAGACGAATTCTACAGTATATGTCTTAATCTCACTAGCGAAGAAATCGCCAGTGTTGGTGGATGTAACTATAGCACGGAGTTTGAAAATGGCGAGTTGCTTGAAAAGGTCGTATCCAGAGTTGTACCAATTTTCTTCGGTTTTATCGGAATTGTCGGACTGGTTGGCAATGCATTGGTTGTTCTTGTTGTGGCTGCAAATCCTGGAATGAGATCGACGACAAACCTTCTGATAATAAATCTAGCGGTAGCTGACTTACTCTTCGTTATATTCTGTGTACCTTTCACAGCTACTGATTATGTGATGCCGCGATGGCCTTTCGGCGATTGGTGGTGTAAAGTCGTACAGTATTTCATCGTAGTTACTGCCCATGCATCCGTATATACCCTAGTCCTGATGTCCTTAGACAGATTCATGGCTGTGGTGCATCCCATAGCGTCAATGTCTATAAGAACAGAGAAGAACGCACTTCTAGCAATAGCCTGCATTTGGGTTGTGATTCTTACAACAGCGATTCCTGTCGGAATATGTCATGGCGAGAGGGAATATTCATATTTCCATAGAAATCATTCTTCTTGCGTATTTCTGGAAGAACAGGGTTACAGCAAGTTAGGATTTCAAATGTCCTTTTTTCTATCATCCTATGTGATTCCATTGGCGCTAATAAGCGTACTCTATATGTGTATGCTGACGAGACTTTGGAAGAGCGCACCCGGTGGTAGAGTGTCAGCAGAAAGCAGAAGAGGGAGGAAGAAAGTGACGAGAATGGTTGTGGTGGTCGTTGTTGTTTTTGCGGTTTGCTGGTGCCCAATACAG ATAATCCTGCTGGTGAAGGCGCTGGACGCGTACAATATAACTTACTTCACGGTCACCGCCCAGATTGTGTCACATGTTCTGGCGTACATGAACAGCTGTGTCAACCCAGTGCTTTACGCTTTCCTGTCGGAGAACTTTAGGGTCGCTTTCAGAAAG GTAATGTACTGCCCGCCGCCGTACTCCGAGGCTATGTCAGGACGACCACAGCCAACGAAGACAACTCGAACCGGCAACGGTAACTCCTGCCACGACATCGTTTGA